A window from Nitrosopumilus adriaticus encodes these proteins:
- the cofC gene encoding 2-phospho-L-lactate guanylyltransferase has protein sequence MKIAAIIPVKTFSNAKTRLDLSPAKIENLCEIMLEEILHTISISPQIDKTIIVTKEEKAIEIGKKFNAVVLIDEKEESVNSAVSIADKYLLENKYDASIVFPQDIPYIKTQDIDFMLNYKAPPNFAIIIPSRRFDGTNALARMPIDLMETHYDEDSYKIHMNTAKEHTLNVAMVFVKRIMWDVDNIEDLKFLLEQNEKPHIAEKIKKILEIN, from the coding sequence TTGAAAATAGCTGCAATAATACCTGTAAAAACTTTCTCCAATGCAAAGACACGTTTAGATTTATCTCCAGCAAAAATTGAAAATTTGTGTGAGATAATGCTAGAAGAAATTCTACATACAATTTCAATTTCCCCTCAAATTGATAAAACAATCATAGTGACAAAAGAAGAAAAAGCAATTGAGATTGGAAAAAAATTCAACGCAGTAGTATTGATTGATGAAAAAGAGGAAAGTGTCAATAGTGCAGTATCAATTGCAGACAAATACCTTTTAGAAAACAAATATGATGCATCCATTGTATTCCCTCAAGACATCCCATACATCAAAACACAAGATATTGATTTTATGTTAAACTACAAAGCACCACCTAATTTTGCAATAATTATTCCTTCAAGAAGATTTGATGGAACAAATGCCCTTGCAAGAATGCCAATTGATTTAATGGAAACCCATTATGATGAAGATAGTTACAAAATCCATATGAATACCGCAAAAGAGCACACGCTAAATGTTGCAATGGTTTTCGTTAAAAGAATAATGTGGGATGTAGACAATATAGAAGATTTGAAATTTTTATTAGAACAAAACGAAAAACCACATATCGCAGAAAAAATTAAAAAAATCCTAGAGATTAATTGA
- a CDS encoding transcription initiation factor IIB yields MVKKVNPKDRCPRCGQGTVVTDANTGENFCGKCGFVITDKVEESGPEWRSFSNEGENKSRAGVPTSLAMHDMGLATVINPQNRDATGKPLTASMKSTIERLRTWDSRSQVHEPVDRNFRQAFSELDRLKDKLAVGDAVIEKAAYIYRKALEKGLVRGRSISALIASALYAACRDTETPRTLKDIGQASNIKRKDIARCYRLLLRELNLKMPVVDPIKCISRIASKAGLSEKTKRKATKILQTAEENKISAGKDPMGLAAAALYVACVTNGENKTQRDVAEAAGVTEVTIRNRYKGLKVALNL; encoded by the coding sequence ATGGTTAAAAAAGTAAATCCAAAAGACAGATGCCCAAGATGCGGGCAAGGAACAGTTGTTACAGATGCCAATACAGGGGAGAATTTTTGTGGAAAATGTGGATTTGTAATTACAGATAAAGTTGAAGAGTCAGGACCAGAATGGAGATCATTTTCAAATGAAGGTGAAAACAAAAGCAGGGCAGGAGTTCCAACATCACTGGCAATGCACGATATGGGTCTAGCCACGGTAATCAATCCACAAAATCGAGATGCAACAGGAAAACCATTAACTGCTTCAATGAAGAGCACAATTGAGAGATTAAGAACTTGGGATAGCAGAAGTCAAGTTCATGAGCCAGTGGATAGAAATTTCAGACAAGCGTTTAGTGAATTGGACAGATTGAAAGACAAGCTTGCAGTAGGGGACGCAGTAATTGAAAAAGCAGCATACATTTACAGAAAAGCATTAGAGAAGGGCCTGGTAAGAGGACGCTCAATTTCAGCATTAATCGCATCTGCACTTTATGCAGCATGCAGAGATACAGAAACACCACGAACTCTAAAAGACATTGGCCAAGCAAGCAACATCAAAAGAAAAGACATTGCTAGATGTTACAGACTATTACTAAGAGAATTGAATTTAAAAATGCCAGTAGTTGATCCAATCAAATGTATTTCAAGAATTGCAAGTAAGGCAGGACTATCAGAAAAAACAAAAAGAAAGGCAACTAAAATTTTACAAACTGCTGAAGAAAATAAAATTTCAGCAGGAAAAGATCCAATGGGATTAGCAGCTGCTGCACTCTATGTAGCATGTGTCACAAACGGAGAAAACAAAACACAAAGAGATGTTGCAGAAGCTGCAGGAGTGACCGAAGTCACAATTAGAAATAGATACAAAGGCTTGAAAGTAGCATTAAATCTCTAA
- a CDS encoding CPBP family glutamic-type intramembrane protease: MEHSNRLLQFLGIPFTALQSIILGLLLVSFPMGIYIVFESDIGDDINFEYPITHLSIFDGTDFYQSPLDVTIGDAFVVLWIFYAALFTIAILGPKHGFLKSISSIISFGKFNTSTNYMIGITKWFSILILVSVVINFVQEAFGIVTVPPLDDNNLIQFFYVSLAPLIEEFGFRLILIGIPLFALYSHKSSPKYFIKCLWAPSSLKIYDYKKAFLLIAFVGIFFGFAHIAFAESWTEGKFAQAAASGIVLGWVYLRYGFVASLLIHWAMNYFVFSYANFISQLNSISIEEAFSYPLMSSLEILLLISGVVSVSILFVNRFYSKKEPSLEI; the protein is encoded by the coding sequence TTGGAACATTCCAATAGACTTCTTCAATTCCTTGGAATTCCGTTTACTGCATTACAATCAATTATTCTTGGTTTACTGCTGGTTTCATTTCCTATGGGAATCTACATTGTTTTTGAAAGCGACATTGGAGATGATATTAATTTTGAATATCCTATAACACATCTGAGTATTTTTGACGGTACCGACTTTTATCAATCTCCACTGGATGTGACCATTGGAGATGCATTTGTTGTTTTGTGGATTTTTTATGCTGCGCTATTTACAATTGCAATTTTAGGTCCAAAACATGGATTTTTAAAATCAATTTCATCGATAATCTCTTTTGGAAAATTTAACACCTCGACAAACTATATGATTGGAATTACAAAATGGTTTTCAATCTTAATCCTGGTTTCTGTAGTAATTAATTTCGTCCAAGAGGCATTCGGCATAGTGACTGTACCTCCTCTCGATGACAATAATCTGATTCAGTTCTTTTACGTCTCACTTGCACCTTTGATTGAAGAATTTGGATTTCGCCTAATTTTGATAGGCATTCCACTGTTTGCGTTATACTCACACAAATCTTCTCCCAAATATTTTATCAAATGTTTATGGGCTCCTAGTTCACTAAAAATTTATGATTACAAAAAAGCATTTTTGCTAATTGCCTTTGTAGGTATTTTCTTTGGATTTGCTCATATTGCATTTGCTGAATCTTGGACTGAAGGAAAATTTGCCCAAGCCGCTGCTAGTGGCATTGTATTGGGATGGGTTTATCTGAGGTATGGATTTGTGGCCTCTCTTTTGATTCATTGGGCTATGAATTATTTTGTCTTCTCTTATGCAAATTTCATTTCACAATTAAACTCCATTTCAATTGAGGAAGCATTCTCTTACCCCCTAATGTCTTCCTTGGAAATATTGTTGCTAATATCTGGAGTTGTCTCTGTTTCAATTTTATTTGTAAATCGTTTTTATTCTAAAAAAGAGCCTTCCTTAGAGATTTAA
- the yciH gene encoding stress response translation initiation inhibitor YciH, giving the protein MAVICNTCGLPEDLCACGELAKDSTKIIIRLETRRFKKKGTMIEGLDPKLNNLETVAKELKNKYACGGTAKEGYIFLQGDHRDSIKDTLINLGFAADTIELH; this is encoded by the coding sequence ATGGCAGTAATTTGTAATACTTGTGGTCTACCAGAAGACTTGTGTGCATGTGGTGAACTTGCCAAAGATAGCACTAAAATAATTATTAGATTAGAAACTAGAAGATTTAAGAAAAAAGGTACTATGATTGAAGGGCTAGATCCTAAACTAAATAATTTAGAAACTGTCGCCAAAGAACTAAAAAACAAATATGCTTGTGGTGGTACTGCCAAAGAAGGTTACATTTTCTTACAGGGTGATCATAGAGATAGTATCAAAGACACTTTGATTAATTTGGGTTTTGCTGCAGACACTATAGAATTACATTAG
- a CDS encoding Sjogren's syndrome/scleroderma autoantigen 1 family protein, whose amino-acid sequence MSKDLTKKAAEMLLNGATLLGDPCPYCRGVRVMKEGHALCINCGREPEKKDIKLEESPQSKKSGLEETLERKLQVLSKELEGEANHEKQQEILKSVNSVLETLEKIRGKQ is encoded by the coding sequence ATGTCAAAAGATCTTACAAAAAAAGCTGCTGAAATGCTGTTAAATGGTGCAACATTACTTGGAGATCCGTGTCCATATTGTAGAGGAGTTAGAGTAATGAAAGAAGGGCATGCATTATGTATCAATTGTGGACGGGAGCCAGAAAAAAAGGACATTAAATTAGAAGAATCACCTCAGAGCAAAAAATCAGGACTAGAAGAAACTCTTGAAAGGAAATTGCAAGTACTCTCAAAAGAACTTGAAGGAGAAGCAAACCATGAAAAACAGCAGGAAATTCTAAAATCAGTTAATTCAGTGCTAGAAACATTAGAAAAAATCAGAGGAAAACAATAA
- a CDS encoding preprotein translocase subunit Sec61beta, translating into MSSNKKSAPLPASSGGLMRFFEDETKGFKIDPRIVVSIPISLIVVSWVIDLFLAP; encoded by the coding sequence ATGAGTAGCAACAAGAAATCAGCACCACTTCCAGCATCAAGTGGAGGATTGATGAGATTCTTTGAAGATGAAACAAAGGGATTCAAAATAGATCCAAGAATAGTAGTATCCATTCCAATTAGTTTAATCGTAGTTTCATGGGTAATTGATCTTTTCCTAGCTCCGTGA
- a CDS encoding DUF2070 family protein encodes MEQESDDVSNIHNRFSLTLVNPSSHYFSLVVSLVVASVMVLATYFGYLGNLGFEQNWYRLPIVLGVLVATQLLDTRFSKKKEFSKSLHSSLFGNMLWTVTVLMGILSSVVLAKEIELFFIVFGLLLFASFRIGIYTTTLGASLKKAWAICFIQPLAMYFVLIPQDMWLSILYEPVGLAYGISFMIIASVWSVLTDRAGRPGMESTHKTIQAYLASQGNDFEDAEELMEQRSSETKVTTSQLRLSSPNGKTDFRMVLPEIHPGPYHPVGGSNIPYLIYKNLSSSAMVMHSISDHSLNLPSRNEVESYLKKIEDSKVKEEGLHCTEPVTVQINKARVTGLLFGNNPLLFLSLSPHGMEDIPSYMKTEIEQYAENRNYARAMIVDCHNAMGEEISKEDGEDMLKAAKSCLDSLITKESYPIEFGYANSDDMDVWTEDLGMGGLGVVCLVINSKKYFLGWADANNMENGIREKIIDNFSKRDYNLLEICTSDTHYAPVKARNRNGYYQLGLITSADKLSKWFLEIAKVAESETTTAKFEILENEANVKVMGQGIYEDYSKALDNSLKITKAFVIGGVLFFITSLFL; translated from the coding sequence ATGGAACAAGAATCAGACGATGTTTCAAATATACACAATAGGTTCTCCCTTACTCTAGTTAATCCATCATCACATTATTTTTCATTAGTTGTATCATTAGTAGTAGCCTCAGTGATGGTTCTTGCAACATATTTTGGTTATTTGGGCAATCTAGGTTTTGAGCAAAATTGGTACAGGCTGCCAATTGTGTTAGGAGTACTAGTTGCAACCCAGTTACTAGATACAAGATTTTCAAAGAAAAAAGAATTTTCAAAGTCACTGCATTCATCACTTTTTGGAAACATGTTATGGACAGTAACTGTTCTGATGGGCATACTGTCAAGTGTTGTTTTAGCAAAAGAGATAGAATTATTCTTTATAGTTTTTGGATTATTACTTTTTGCAAGTTTCAGAATAGGAATTTACACTACAACGCTTGGAGCAAGTCTCAAAAAAGCCTGGGCAATTTGTTTCATCCAGCCATTGGCAATGTATTTTGTATTAATCCCACAAGATATGTGGCTCTCAATACTTTACGAGCCAGTAGGATTAGCATACGGGATTTCATTTATGATAATTGCCAGTGTATGGTCAGTTCTTACAGATAGAGCTGGTAGGCCAGGGATGGAGAGCACACATAAAACAATTCAGGCATATCTTGCATCACAAGGAAATGATTTCGAGGATGCCGAAGAACTAATGGAGCAACGCTCAAGCGAAACCAAAGTCACCACATCACAATTAAGATTGTCATCACCCAATGGAAAAACAGACTTTAGAATGGTGTTACCAGAGATACATCCAGGACCATATCACCCAGTAGGAGGAAGTAACATCCCATATTTGATTTACAAAAATTTATCATCATCTGCAATGGTAATGCACAGCATTTCTGATCACTCGTTGAATTTGCCATCAAGAAATGAAGTGGAGAGTTATTTAAAAAAAATAGAAGACAGTAAAGTCAAAGAAGAAGGATTGCATTGCACAGAACCAGTAACAGTTCAAATAAACAAAGCAAGAGTCACAGGATTACTATTTGGTAATAATCCATTGTTGTTTTTGTCCCTATCACCACATGGTATGGAAGACATTCCAAGTTACATGAAAACAGAGATTGAGCAGTATGCTGAGAATAGAAATTATGCAAGAGCGATGATAGTGGATTGCCATAATGCAATGGGCGAGGAGATTTCAAAAGAAGACGGGGAAGACATGTTAAAAGCTGCCAAGTCTTGTTTAGATTCTCTGATTACAAAAGAAAGTTACCCAATAGAGTTCGGTTATGCCAATTCTGATGACATGGATGTTTGGACAGAGGATTTAGGAATGGGTGGATTAGGAGTGGTATGCTTGGTAATTAATTCAAAAAAATACTTTCTAGGTTGGGCAGATGCAAACAATATGGAAAACGGAATCAGAGAGAAAATTATAGATAACTTTTCCAAAAGAGACTATAATTTGTTAGAAATTTGTACATCAGATACTCATTATGCACCAGTAAAAGCTAGAAACAGGAATGGGTATTATCAATTAGGATTAATCACAAGTGCTGACAAACTTTCAAAGTGGTTTTTAGAGATTGCCAAGGTTGCAGAATCAGAAACAACAACTGCAAAATTTGAAATTTTAGAAAATGAGGCAAATGTCAAAGTCATGGGGCAGGGAATATACGAAGACTATTCAAAAGCACTAGATAATTCATTAAAAATTACAAAAGCATTTGTCATAGGCGGAGTACTGTTTTTCATAACTAGTTTGTTTCTATAG